In Nostoc sp. UHCC 0926, a single genomic region encodes these proteins:
- a CDS encoding lipopolysaccharide biosynthesis protein, with product MNVERRALNGIVVNIFSFAFNLGQTVLIVPILIKFWGVESYGLWLTISAFLSLLQTIDNGHQNYVGNELTKFYITGSDTEKLKQTLASSIWMAGILGCLQLIILIGIIAFGFIEKVLGSSSVITENQEIGVALIILVVTWILTGSVGGILSRLYLPLGMYVRFTTWGIIAQFFKVTSILLTAILGGKLLIASIVSSFVSLIIYIFFFTEVYQIFHNLYPFWTNGSWRIAFTNVCKSFFLTGVGFLSQLQNNGLTLFVSGIVGAAFIPTLSTMRTLTNAFLAGTAIVTMSLIPEMTRYHTQGEHKKLADMISTAWWSGGLLINLGLVITLPCIEPIYLHWTRGQISFNWVLYLILAWSISLKNFGNPQSIYLMGINHIKAQTTIAVVQTTIILGITSLFLAKYGLVAVGIAIVCSEIIGSGIIATIYTILELRSLGGNLLFTKIVSAFFAVVIVGLTYISVGLYWLSPLIASIVGGIILIGLYLWQWQYLSIDVRYRLIKLFYKFTSLSYKHPT from the coding sequence ATGAATGTAGAAAGACGTGCTTTAAATGGCATTGTTGTTAATATTTTTTCATTTGCTTTCAATTTGGGTCAGACTGTTTTAATTGTTCCAATTCTCATTAAATTTTGGGGTGTTGAGAGTTATGGATTATGGCTAACGATATCTGCATTTCTAAGTTTATTGCAAACTATTGATAATGGTCATCAAAACTATGTTGGTAACGAGTTAACTAAGTTTTACATAACTGGATCTGATACAGAAAAATTAAAACAGACATTAGCCTCTAGTATTTGGATGGCGGGAATATTAGGCTGTTTGCAATTAATAATATTAATTGGAATCATAGCTTTTGGTTTTATAGAAAAAGTTTTGGGAAGTAGCTCAGTAATAACAGAAAATCAAGAAATTGGAGTTGCACTTATTATTTTAGTAGTTACATGGATATTAACTGGTTCTGTTGGAGGTATTCTATCTCGTCTTTACTTACCACTTGGAATGTATGTTAGGTTTACCACCTGGGGAATAATTGCACAGTTTTTTAAAGTAACTAGTATTTTATTGACTGCTATATTAGGAGGAAAACTACTGATAGCTTCTATAGTTAGCAGTTTTGTTTCCCTAATTATATACATATTTTTCTTTACAGAAGTATATCAAATCTTTCATAACCTTTATCCCTTTTGGACTAATGGTAGTTGGAGAATAGCATTTACTAATGTTTGTAAATCGTTTTTTCTTACAGGTGTAGGATTTTTATCACAATTACAAAATAATGGGTTAACTTTATTTGTGTCTGGCATAGTTGGAGCAGCATTTATTCCTACACTTAGCACTATGCGAACTCTTACTAATGCTTTTTTAGCAGGAACTGCAATTGTTACCATGTCATTAATACCTGAGATGACCCGCTATCATACTCAGGGTGAACATAAAAAATTAGCAGATATGATTTCTACGGCTTGGTGGTCAGGAGGCCTATTAATAAATCTTGGCTTAGTGATTACACTACCATGTATCGAACCAATATATTTGCATTGGACAAGAGGTCAAATTAGCTTTAATTGGGTACTTTACCTAATATTAGCTTGGTCAATTTCGCTAAAAAACTTTGGTAATCCTCAAAGCATTTATCTAATGGGGATTAATCATATAAAAGCACAAACAACAATTGCGGTTGTGCAAACGACAATTATTTTAGGCATAACTAGTCTTTTTTTGGCTAAATATGGCTTGGTTGCTGTAGGTATAGCAATAGTCTGTAGTGAAATCATTGGTTCAGGGATAATCGCAACAATTTACACCATCTTAGAACTGAGGAGTCTGGGTGGTAACTTACTCTTTACTAAAATTGTTTCAGCTTTTTTTGCTGTTGTCATAGTGGGGTTGACTTATATATCTGTAGGACTATATTGGTTGAGTCCGTTAATTGCATCAATAGTTGGAGGGATAATTTTGATAGGACTATATTTATGGCAATGGCAATATTTATCTATAGATGTGCGTTATAGACTAATTAAACTATTTTATAAATTTACATCTTTAAGCTATAAACATCCGACTTGA